DNA from Campylobacter concisus:
TTAGCAAAGATTATGGCGTTATTTTTGCGAGCGATTAGCTGGCTCATATATAGCCCAAGCCCACTACCACTCTCTTTTGTGCTAAAGTGTGGCTCAAAAATGACCTTTAAAAATGAATTTTTTATCGCTCCTGCGTTATTTTGCACGCATAAATTCTTGCGATTATCTTTTAAAAAGGTGCTTATCTTTATCACTCTTGGCTTTGTGTAGCTTTGTTTAAATGCGTCTTTGGCATTATTTATGATGTTTATTAGAATTTGGATTATCTCATTGAAATTTGCAAACAGTTCAAAATTTTCTCTCACCTCTAACTGCACTTCAATCTGATACTTTTTAAGCGTTGCGTTTAAAATTTTTATCGTTTGATTTATCACTTCAAGCACCTTAAATTCTTTTCTCAAGGTGTTTGGACTAAAGAAATTTTTAAAGTCATCAACGGTTTCTGACATGAAATTTATCTGCTTGCTCGTTTCCTCTATAAATTCATAAATTTTCGCCTCATCAAGCTTTTTTCTCTCCTGATAAAGCTCTAAATTTATCAAAGCTGAGCTTATCTGTGCTAGTGGCTGCTTCCACTGGTGCGAGATATTGCCTATCATCTCGCCCATCGAGGCTAGGCGGCTTTGATGTATCATCAGCTGCTCAGTCTGCTTTTTACTCTCTTCGCCACGCCTATGCATCTTATAAACAAGTAGTAAAAATAGCCCAAATATAAGCGTTATGGCGCTCATTATGACGATAACCTCTTGCAAGTGGTATGTAAAAATGGCGCGAATTGGTATCTTAAACGAGATCATTGCAACCGTTTCGTTCACATCTGGGATCTCTATGCCCTCTATGCCGTATTTTTCTAGCATTTGTTGTGGGGCATTTGCACTGCTATGACAGGCTAGACAGCTTGGACTTTGGTTTTTTATAGGCAGACCCACAAAGAGCTGTGATCCATTTTCATCTTTTATTATCTTTACAAATTCTTGAAATTTATTCTCTTTAAAGCCGTGCAAGACGCCAGCTTCAAATTCATTTGGCTCGTGGGCTTTATTTAGCGGAGCGATGGCAACTAGCTTGTAGTCAAATTCAAGGTTGTATTTTTTCTTTTGGATGTTGTAAATTTCACGGCTTATATATGAAGATGACAAAAGTCTCTCGTCAAAAAAGTCCTCTTTTAAGATACCCTGCTCTTTTAACTGCTCGATTAGTGGGCGCTGAACTCCAGCGATGTACTCTCTTACTGAATTTATGCCCTCCAAAACATAATACGCCTCTTTTTTGGCATCTTTCATCGCAAGATCGTTGTAAAAATTTAAAACAAGCGCTGAGACTAGCAGATAGACAAAGATAAAAGCACCGACTATTAGCTGAAATTTATATCTCACAAAGATAGCCCACGCCGTATAAATTTTTGATCACATCTTTGCCAAGCTTTCTTCTAAGCTCTTTTACGATCGTTTTTATCGCCTCTTTTGTCGGCTGCTCGTAGTCCCAGATGTAGTCAAAAATTTGCTCATAAGTGATAGTTTGGTTTTTATTGTTTAAAAAGTACTCCAAAAGCTTGCTCTCGCTCTTGCTTAGATGAGAAATTTCGCCATTTACATAAAGCGCTTTTTTGCCAAAATCATACTCAAGCTCATCATTTAGCCTGATAGTTGGTGTGCGTCCAACTAGCTCAAAAGCCACATCTTCAAGCGCTTTAACAAAAGATTTTTTATCGTATGGTTTTGCAAGATATCTTGTGATCTTTAGCTCAACCGCGCGCCACAGATACTCTTGCTCGACGTGGCTTGAAAGGATCACGATAGGGATTTTTTGATTGATAGCTCTTACTTTTTTAGCGATCTCAAGACCATCGATATTTGGCACGCTGATATCAAGCACTAGCACGTCATACGCCCCGCTCATAGCAAGCTCAAGCGCATCAAAGCCGTCTGTAACGCCTTTAACCTCTGCGAAAAAGAGCTCCAGCGAGGCGCAGATATTTCGCAAAATCGCCTCTTCATCCTCTAAGCAAAGGACCTTTTTGTTTGATAAAACATCTAAAATATCATACTCTTGCATACGTCATCTCATCTCTTAAGCCAAAAAGCCGACTTAAATAACACAAAATAAAAATTATTTCATAAATTTACATCATGATCGTAAGCTTAAAGTAAAAAATCAGCTTGCTACTTAAGTGATTATATTAAAGGATAAAGTTAAATTTAGCCAAAGATTTGGCTAAATTTATCAGGTTCTAAATTTTGAAAGGCTAGTGTTTAGATTATCAGTCATCTTTGAAAGATGAGCAGCTGCTAGTGAGATTTCATCCATGCTTTTTGAGTTTTGTTTTGAAATTTCATCGATATTTACGATGCCTTTTATCAGCTCTTCGACCTTATTTCCAGTCTCTATATAATCCCTCGTAGAGGTCTCATTTAAGCTAACAGTCTCGTTCATTAGCTGATTCATATTTTCTATTTTTTCATTTATCTGGGCTGATTTTTTGCAAAGCTCACCAGCTTTTTTAGCGTTATCGCCGATGGTTTGACTTGAGTTTGAGATCGCTTCAACGATTAAATTTATAGTCGCATTTATCTCGCTTAGGCTATTTTGCGTGCGTTCAGCTAGCTGTCTAACCTCATCAGCCACGACTGCAAAGCCACGTCCATGCTCTCCCGCACGCGCTGCTTCTATGGCAGCATTTAGGGCAAGTAAATTTGTCTGATCAGCGATGTCATCGATGATATTTAAGACATCTTTTACATTTTTAGCTTGATCAGCTAGGCTTTTCATCGAGCTAGCGAGTGAAATTTCGCTATTTGCAGCCTCATCTACATTTTTGCTAAGCCCCAAAACATCGTTTGAAACCTCATTTATATATAGACAGGTTCTTTCAAGATTTTCTTTGC
Protein-coding regions in this window:
- a CDS encoding c-type heme family protein codes for the protein MRYKFQLIVGAFIFVYLLVSALVLNFYNDLAMKDAKKEAYYVLEGINSVREYIAGVQRPLIEQLKEQGILKEDFFDERLLSSSYISREIYNIQKKKYNLEFDYKLVAIAPLNKAHEPNEFEAGVLHGFKENKFQEFVKIIKDENGSQLFVGLPIKNQSPSCLACHSSANAPQQMLEKYGIEGIEIPDVNETVAMISFKIPIRAIFTYHLQEVIVIMSAITLIFGLFLLLVYKMHRRGEESKKQTEQLMIHQSRLASMGEMIGNISHQWKQPLAQISSALINLELYQERKKLDEAKIYEFIEETSKQINFMSETVDDFKNFFSPNTLRKEFKVLEVINQTIKILNATLKKYQIEVQLEVRENFELFANFNEIIQILINIINNAKDAFKQSYTKPRVIKISTFLKDNRKNLCVQNNAGAIKNSFLKVIFEPHFSTKESGSGLGLYMSQLIARKNNAIIFAKNVDENHVAFTISFENL
- a CDS encoding response regulator transcription factor — its product is MQEYDILDVLSNKKVLCLEDEEAILRNICASLELFFAEVKGVTDGFDALELAMSGAYDVLVLDISVPNIDGLEIAKKVRAINQKIPIVILSSHVEQEYLWRAVELKITRYLAKPYDKKSFVKALEDVAFELVGRTPTIRLNDELEYDFGKKALYVNGEISHLSKSESKLLEYFLNNKNQTITYEQIFDYIWDYEQPTKEAIKTIVKELRRKLGKDVIKNLYGVGYLCEI